One Pyrus communis chromosome 13, drPyrComm1.1, whole genome shotgun sequence genomic window carries:
- the LOC137712812 gene encoding thaumatin-like protein, translated as MAALLKTNLPLMLPTLLYLYILVSVTSATTITMYNKCTHPVWPGIQPSAGQPILARGGFTLPPNKAHTLHLPPLWSGRFWGRHGCTFDASGRGRCATGDCGGNLFCSGLGGTPPATLAEITLGNEQDFYDVSLVDGYNLAISITPFKGSGKCSYAGCVSDLNMMCPVGLQVRSHDNRQVVACKSACSAFNSPRYCCTGSFGSPQSCKPTAYSKIFKAACPKAYSYAYDDPTSIATCTRGNFLVTFCPHHR; from the exons ATGGCTGCATTGCTGAAGACTAACCTCCCCCTCATGCTCCCCACCCTCCTCTATCTCTACATTTTAG TTTCGGTCACCTCCGCCACGACAATAACAATGTACAACAAGTGCACCCACCCGGTGTGGCCAGGCATCCAGCCGAGCGCCGGCCAGCCCATCCTCGCCCGTGGCGGCTTCACCCTCCCACCCAACAAAGCCCACACCCTCCACCTCCCCCCACTCTGGTCCGGCCGCTTCTGGGGCCGCCACGGCTGCACCTTCGATGCCTCCGGCCGCGGCCGCTGTGCAACCGGCGACTGCGGCGGAAACCTCTTCTGCAGCGGCCTAGGCGGCACCCCACCCGCCACCCTAGCCGAAATCACCCTCGGAAACGAACAGGACTTCTACGATGTCAGCCTCGTCGACGGCTACAACCTCGCCATCTCCATCACCCCGTTTAAGGGCTCCGGCAAGTGCAGCTACGCCGGCTGCGTCAGCGACTTGAACATGATGTGCCCTGTCGGCCTCCAAGTCCGCTCCCACGACAACCGCCAGGTGGTGGCGTGCAAGAGCGCTTGCTCTGCTTTCAACTCTCCGAGGTACTGCTGCACCGGCAGCTTCGGCAGCCCTCAGTCGTGCAAGCCGACGGCGTACTCCAAGATCTTCAAGGCGGCGTGCCCCAAGGCTTACTCGTACGCTTACGACGACCCCACCAGCATCGCCACCTGCACTCGCGGGAACTTCTTGGTCACCTTCTGCCCTCACCACCGTTGA
- the LOC137712527 gene encoding ras-related protein RABA6a-like — protein MLMGDSIDEECDYLFKAVLIGDSGVGKSNLLSRFSKDEFRLDSKPTIGVEFAYRNIKVADKLVKAQIWDTAGQERFRAITSSYYRGALGAILVYDISARQSFENVRNWLRELRGFGNSDMVIVLVGNKSDLSQSREVDEEEGKSLAEAEGLCFMETSALENVNVEQVFLDMVYKIHEITRQKILEAKVEETSAASRSLGGATETIHIGDDLEVTATKKSSYCCSN, from the exons ATGTTGATGGGTGATTCGATCGATGAAGAGTGCGATTACTtgtttaaggcagttttgatcGGAGACTCCGGAGTTGGCAAATCAAATTTGCTGTCCAGGTTTTCCAAAGACGAATTCCGGTTGGATTCCAAGCCCACCATCGGCGTTGAATTCGCTTACCGGAATATCAAGGTCGCTGATAAACTTGTCAAGGCTCAAATTTGGGACACTGCCGGCCAAGAAAG ATTTAGAGCAATCACGAGCTCATACTACCGTGGGGCGCTCGGCGCCATTCTAGTGTACGACATTTCCGCGAGACAATCCTTCGAAAACGTGAGAAACTGGCTGCGGGAGCTTCGCGGATTTGGCAACTCCGACATGGTCATCGTCCTCGTCGGAAACAAGTCGGACTTGAGCCAGTCTCGAGAGGTCGACGAGGAAGAAGGCAAAAGTTTAGCAGAGGCAGAAGGCTTGTGCTTCATGGAAACTTCTGCGTTAGAGAATGTGAACGTGGAGCAAGTGTTTTTGGATATGGTTTATAAGATTCATGAAATTACTAGGCAAAAGATTTTGGAAGCAAAAGTGGAAGAAACGAGTGCCGCGAGTAGAAGTCTTGGTGGTGCGACAGAAACCATCCATATTGGTGATGATCTTGAAGTTACGGCTACTAAAAAATCTAGTTATTGTTGCTCAAATTAG
- the LOC137713820 gene encoding WUSCHEL-related homeobox 1-like, giving the protein MWMMGYNDGGHGDFNMPDSFNGRKLRPLVPRPLPSVNNTVSSTITTPPCLNRSAIHGSHDFFPQYHQLAAMAEQNKRSEFLNTPQVVVSSRWNPTPEQLRALEELYRRGTRTPSAEQIQHITAQLRKYGKIEGKNVFYWFQNHKARERQKRRRQMESSALSADHDQPLQISMTSADNQKKEESLGAGRTGFEVEETKNWAPFTNCSTTTLAEESVSIQRAAKARMAAAECRADEWIQFDEEELQQRRNFVERNATWQMMQLSCPSHPHPPTHLINTPPTCASTTTRSRAAATGRTMDQSLIKSHDLSIFIAPYASETGFNIEQDHGCEESQTLQLFPLRSGHANTNELSISEKDHAELSASFSAHPYPFFEFLPLKN; this is encoded by the exons ATGTGGATGATGGGTTACAATGACGGTGGCCATGGCGATTTCAACATGCCGGATTCTTTCAATGGACGGAAGCTCCGCCCTCTCGTTCCGAGGCCACTTCCATCTGTAAACAACACAGTTTCTTCAACCATCACAACTCCTCCTTGTCTAAACCGATCAGCAATTCATGGCTCTCACGATTTTTTTCCGCAGTATCACCAACTCGCCG CTATGGCTGAACAAAACAAGAGATCGGAGTTTCTCAACACGCCCCAGGTTGTGGTGAGCTCAAGATGGAACCCTACGCCGGAGCAGTTGAGGGCTCTTGAAGAATTATACAGACGAGGGACTCGAACACCGTCCGCGGAGCAGATTCAGCACATCACCGCTCAGCTTCGGAAATATGGAAAGATAGAGGGGAAGAATGTGTTCTATTGGTTCCAAAACCACAAGGCCAGAGAAAGGCAGAAACGTCGCCGTCAAATGGAATCATCTGCCCTCTCTGCAGATCACGACCAACCACTGCAAATATCAATGACGTCTGCAGATaatcaaaagaaagaagaatcatTAG GGGCAGGTAGGACAGggtttgaagttgaagagacCAAGAATTGGGCACCCTTTACAAACTGCAGTACTACTACTCTTGCtgag GAATCTGTTTCAATACAAAGGGCAGCAAAAGCAAGAATGGCAGCAGCGGAGTGCAGGGCGGATGAATGGATCCAATTCGACGAAGAAGAATTGCAGCAAAGAAGAAACTTTGTAGAAAGGAATGCCACGTGGCAGATGATGCAGTTGTCTTGTCCTTCTCACCCTCACCCTCCCACCCACCTCATAAACACCCCTCCTACTTGTGCTAGTACGACAACCAGATCTAGGGCAGCAGCTACAGGAAGAACAATGGACCAAAGTCTCATTAAGTCTCATGATCTCAGCATCTTTATAGCACCCTACGCATCAGAAACTGGTTTCAACATTGAGCAAGATCATGGATGTGAGGAATCTCAAACCCTTCAACTCTTTCCGCTTCGAAGCGGTCATGCCAATACCAATGAATTAAGCATTAGCGAAAAGGATCATGCGGAGCTATCGGCTAGCTTCAGTGCTCATCCTTACCCCTTTTTTGAGTTCCTTCCattaaagaattaa